Proteins encoded by one window of Rhodamnia argentea isolate NSW1041297 chromosome 6, ASM2092103v1, whole genome shotgun sequence:
- the LOC115734289 gene encoding serine/threonine-protein kinase UCNL: protein MVIPPSTPPSCTAELDLDNLRALKVLGKGAMGTVLLVYDAASDPSASSPFALKLVDKSSAHDAGRRARWEISVLGLLTRDSAHPFLPHLLASFETDEFLAWAVPYCPGGDLNVLRHHQNDRVFSPAVIRFYAAEIICALDHLHRRGIAYRDLKPENVLIQQSGHVTLTDFDLSKQLKPKKAKSIHILERPEKKTELPRNKQKKNNLSRFVGAFSEATALSLKKAKSARVSPVSRRNKPGGSFSDDGERSNSFVGTEEYVAPEVVRGDGHEFAVDWWALGVLTYEMLYGVTPFRGKNRKETFRNVLAKNPEFVGKRTALMDLIERLLAKDPTRRLGYLRGASEIKEHEFFRGIRWDLLTEVARPPFLPSRDDAAEAERLTARAVDVREYFQRSRQPPSIPASPLPSPSRSLSIAEF from the coding sequence ATGGTCATACCACCGTCAACGCCACCGTCGTGCACGGCGGAACTCGACCTCGACAACCTCCGGGCACTCAAGGTCTTGGGTAAGGGAGCAATGGGCACCGTCCTACTTGTCTACGACGCCGCTTCCGACCCCTCCGCCTCCTCTCCCTTTGCCCTCAAGCTCGTCGACAAGTCCTCCGCCCACGACGCCGGCCGCCGCGCCCGGTGGGAGATCTCCGTCCTCGGCCTCCTCACCCGGGACTCCGCCCACCCCTTCCTCCCCCACCTCCTCGCCTCCTTCGAGACCGACGAATTCCTCGCCTGGGCCGTCCCCTACTGCCCCGGCGGCGACCTCAACGTCCTCCGCCACCACCAGAACGACCGCGTCTTCTCCCCCGCGGTCATCCGCTTCTACGCCGCCGAGATCATCTGCGCCCTCGACCACCTCCACCGCCGCGGCATCGCCTACCGCGACCTCAAGCCCGAGAACGTCCTGATCCAGCAGTCCGGCCACGTGACCCTCACGGACTTTGACCTCTCCAAGCAGCTCAAGCCCAAGAAGGCCAAGTCCATCCACATCCTCGAACGCCCCGAAAAGAAAACGGAGCTTCCTCGGAACAAGCAGAAGAAGAACAATCTCTCGCGCTTCGTCGGAGCGTTCAGCGAAGCGACGGCGCTGAGCCTGAAAAAGGCGAAGTCTGCGCGGGTCAGCCCGGTCAGCCGGCGGAACAAGCCGGGAGGCAGCTTCTCCGACGACGGCGAGCGGTCCAACTCCTTCGTCGGGACTGAGGAATACGTCGCACCGGAGGTCGTCCGGGGCGACGGCCACGAGTTCGCCGTCGACTGGTGGGCACTCGGCGTCCTCACCTACGAGATGCTCTACGGGGTGACCCCGTTCCGAGGCAAGAACCGGAAGGAAACGTTCCGGAACGTGCTGGCGAAGAACCCCGAGTTCGTCGGAAAACGGACGGCCCTGATGGACCTGATCGAACGGCTGCTGGCGAAGGACCCCACGAGGAGGCTCGGCTACCTCCGGGGCGCGAGCGAGATCAAGGAGCACGAGTTCTTCAGAGGGATCAGGTGGGACCTACTGACGGAGGTCGCGCGCCCTCCGTTCCTCCCGTCCCGGGACGACGCGGCGGAAGCCGAGAGGCTAACCGCGCGTGCGGTCGACGTGCGGGAGTACTTCCAGAGATCGAGGCAGCCTCCGTCGATCCCGGCGTCACCGCTGCCGTCGCCGTCTCGGAGCCTGTCGATAGCGGAGTTCTGA